The genomic window CGAAAATGCCAGCGGAGCCCGCAATACGGTGCAGCCCCTGCTTCAGAGCATCAAAACGCTCAGTATCCAGACGCCCCTTCCCCCAGGCCAGCGCCAGTTCGCCGAGGTAGGCAACGGTCGCCGGCAGGCGCTCCAGATAGCGCTGACGCTGCAACTTTAACGTTTCTACTGCACGGTCTTTAGCCGTCATTCAAGCCACCCCAGATGGACTTCAACTGATCAGCCAGGCTCATGGGATCAAAAGGCTTGCTCAATACATCCACAGCACCGAGAGACCGGTAGTGTTCGACTTCCGAGGGCTGCACCTTGGCCGTCATAAACAGCACTGGCGTTTGCGCCAACGCGGGTATCTGGCGCAGCCCCGCCAGCGTCATAGGGCCATCCAGCCCCGGCATCATGACATCAAGCAAAATAAGCTGGGGCGCAAACGCCTCTGCCTCGGCCAGCGCCTGATCGCCGGATGAGCACACCTTCACATTGAGTCCACCGACCATTTCGAGCGCCACCTGGGCGACGACCCGGATATCCTCGTCATCCTCGACATAGAGCACGCGATCCAATTCCGTCATTCTGCTTTTTCTCCCTGACTATATATGTGCCAAATACAACACGCTTTTAACGCTTTGGCTGAGATCCTGTTCAGCTATGCGCGCTCTAACCCGCGCACTGTCGACGTCATCCAGCCACTGGGCTGACCAATTCCGTCATTCTGCTTTTTCTCCCTGAGTATGCTGTGCCAAATGCAACAAGCTTTTAACACTTTGGCTGAGATCCTGTTCAGATATGCGCGACTTGACCAGCGTACTGTCGACGTCATCCAGCCACTGGGCTGACGTATCCTCCACCGTCAGCACCAGTACACGGGGCGAATCCCTGAGCCCCTGAATATGCGGCAACAGGGTGCGGGTGCGGTTATCCTCAATCCCGACATCCAGTATGACCAGATCGTAGGCGCGGTTTTCGAGCCTGGCCCTGGCATCTTCAATGCTGTAGGCCTGTTCGACATCCACCGCCAGGCGCTCAGCCAGGCGGTGCAGGGTCTGATCCTGCGCATCGCGCACATGCAGGACTCGCCCATTCCCCGCCACCGCAGCATCCAGCCCCAGCTGGCTGCGACTGGACAGCACACTGCGACGACGCTCAACAAAGGGCCGCCCCTGCTTGTCCTGTCGCACATTGGCCGACGCCACCCCATCGCGATTTGCGCGGGGAAACTCCACATAAAACACACTGCCACAACCCGGTTCAGACTCAAAACCGACCCGCCCGCCCATATGTTCGGCCAACTCCTTGCAGATCGCCAGACCCAGCCCGGTACCGGCGGTTTTCTTGGTATCAGAGCCATCGGCCTGGGCAAATTTCTCAAACACGTAGGGGCGAAATTCAGTGGAAATACCCATGCCACTGTCCTCTACCGACACCCGTACCCAGGCGCCCAGCACATCCACATGCACCCCTACCTCGGACCCCAGTGGTGAAAACTTCACTGCATTGGAGAAATAGTTCGCCAGAATCTGTTGCACGCGCTGTTCATCCACCCAGATGCGGGGCGGCTCATCAGGCACACGGCCCTGCGTCACCGTCACCTTATAGGGTTCTGCGTAACCGGCTATGCCCTCCAGCGCCTTGCTCACCAGCTCGGCCACATCCTGGGTGCGAAGATCAAACTGCATCTTGCCGGCGGTAATTTTTTCAATATCCAGCAAGTCATTGATCAGATGGATGAGTCGTTCGCTGTTTTTTAGCGCTATAGCCAGCAAGGGCCTGGCACTTTCGGGCACGTCTCCCAGCACACCGCCGCAGATCAACCCCAGGGACCCGGCAATGGATGTAAGGGGTGTACGCAACTCGTGACTCACGGTGGCGATAAACTCGCTTTTCATTGCATCAATGCGCTTGCGCTCGCTGATATCGGCGCCAATACACACATAACCGCCGATCTGGCCGCGCTCGTCCCGCACCGAGGTGATGGATACCTGGGCCGCAAAGCGCGAACCATCCTGCCGCACGTAGGTCCACTCATGCTCTTCGGCTGAACCATTGCGCGAGCGACCGACCAGCACCTCGACACCGGACTCAGCGGCAAACTCCAGCCCCTGTGCCACGGCACTGGCAGCCAGCTCCTGCGCGTCATGTACAAAGGTCAGCCGCTGCTGGTTCACCACGTCCTGCGAGCGATAACCCAGCATGCGCTGCGCGCCACGGTTAAACGACCGCACCACACCTTCCTGATCGCAGAACATGATACTGAAGTTGGCACTGTCCAGGATTGCGGTCCGGTGGGCTATTTCTCGCTGCAGCACCAGCTGGGTCCTGTTGCGGCTAATCTCATTGCCCACCCAGCGGCTGAACAGCTGAATCAGGTTGAAGTCGATCTTGCCGAAGGGGTGTGTACGCGCATCCGGGCCGGAAAAATTCAGCGTTCCATAGCGCAGTCCATCCACCAGCAGGGGCGCCCCTATGTAAGCCTCAAGCCCGAAATTCTGATAACAGGGATGCTCACTGATGTCGCTCTCACCGGCATGATGAAAGCCCAGCGGTGAATCGGCCTGCAAACAGTGCACGCAATAGGTCGAGCCCAGTGAAAAACGGCTTCCCGGCTCAGGAGCTCCCTGCGGGCCGCTGATAAATTCAACCCGGTAATCATTCGCCTCGATACAGCTGACGATGGCCAGCGGCAGCTCGAACACATCCTTGCCCAGTTGCAGCAGCTGCTCGACCTTGCGCTCGAAGGACCAGCACGAGGTCGTGATTGTATGCAGGCGTTCCAGCGCAACGGAGTACTTTTTTTGCTCCTGTTCGGCGCCGTGGCGCAAGCTGATATCCCGCAGCAGGAGCACAAACTGCCTGCCACCGCGGCGGTTCACCGCCGAAAGCCCCACCTCCAGCGCAAAGACACCACCATCGCTGCGCTGCCCCTGCAATACGATCTCGCGCCCGTCGGCCCGCTGAGTAAACGCCTCGAACTCCGCAGCGGACCCCAGGCCGCTGTGCCCATCGACCGGCGAAAACAGCAGCGAGTCCAGACTCTGTCCCAGCAAGGCATCGCGATCATAACCAAACATCTGCGATACCGCCTGATTCAGATCACAGATAATCCCCCTGGCGTCCAGCGTCATGATGCCATCGATAACATGGTTCATGACGGCACGGCTGTAGGACTCGGCCTCACTGAGGCGCAGCATCAGGGTTTCATACTCGGCCTGTGCCAGCTCGCGCTCGACACAGTCGGCCAGATCCCGCAACGCACTGAGTTGCGCCTGATCCAGAGCGCGGGGACTGTCGTCGATAATGCACAGGGTGCCGATGCGCAAACCCTCGAGAGTACGCAGCGGCGCGCCCGTGTACATGCGAATGTTCGGCGCCAGTTCAACCAGGGGGTTGTCGGCAAAACGCGGATCGGCATGCGTATCAGGCACATGA from Marinobacterium aestuarii includes these protein-coding regions:
- a CDS encoding response regulator; the encoded protein is MTELDRVLYVEDDEDIRVVAQVALEMVGGLNVKVCSSGDQALAEAEAFAPQLILLDVMMPGLDGPMTLAGLRQIPALAQTPVLFMTAKVQPSEVEHYRSLGAVDVLSKPFDPMSLADQLKSIWGGLNDG
- a CDS encoding PAS domain S-box protein, with product MQAPDIPDNEAQRLAALQRLYILDTSAEERFDRLTRLAKALFQVPIALVSLVDADRQWFKSRQGLDACETPRNISFCGHAILQDGVFHVPDTHADPRFADNPLVELAPNIRMYTGAPLRTLEGLRIGTLCIIDDSPRALDQAQLSALRDLADCVERELAQAEYETLMLRLSEAESYSRAVMNHVIDGIMTLDARGIICDLNQAVSQMFGYDRDALLGQSLDSLLFSPVDGHSGLGSAAEFEAFTQRADGREIVLQGQRSDGGVFALEVGLSAVNRRGGRQFVLLLRDISLRHGAEQEQKKYSVALERLHTITTSCWSFERKVEQLLQLGKDVFELPLAIVSCIEANDYRVEFISGPQGAPEPGSRFSLGSTYCVHCLQADSPLGFHHAGESDISEHPCYQNFGLEAYIGAPLLVDGLRYGTLNFSGPDARTHPFGKIDFNLIQLFSRWVGNEISRNRTQLVLQREIAHRTAILDSANFSIMFCDQEGVVRSFNRGAQRMLGYRSQDVVNQQRLTFVHDAQELAASAVAQGLEFAAESGVEVLVGRSRNGSAEEHEWTYVRQDGSRFAAQVSITSVRDERGQIGGYVCIGADISERKRIDAMKSEFIATVSHELRTPLTSIAGSLGLICGGVLGDVPESARPLLAIALKNSERLIHLINDLLDIEKITAGKMQFDLRTQDVAELVSKALEGIAGYAEPYKVTVTQGRVPDEPPRIWVDEQRVQQILANYFSNAVKFSPLGSEVGVHVDVLGAWVRVSVEDSGMGISTEFRPYVFEKFAQADGSDTKKTAGTGLGLAICKELAEHMGGRVGFESEPGCGSVFYVEFPRANRDGVASANVRQDKQGRPFVERRRSVLSSRSQLGLDAAVAGNGRVLHVRDAQDQTLHRLAERLAVDVEQAYSIEDARARLENRAYDLVILDVGIEDNRTRTLLPHIQGLRDSPRVLVLTVEDTSAQWLDDVDSTLVKSRISEQDLSQSVKSLLHLAQHTQGEKAE